The genomic stretch CCTGTTAAGGAATTGGCTAAAAGTCCTTTGTTACTGACGCTGTTGGGTTTGGTGTTTGGTGAGCGTAACGACTTCCCGCTGAAGCGATCGGAACTGTATAAGGAAGGTCTGGAAGTATTGATGAAAAAGTGGGATGCGAAGCGGAATATCGAACGGGAGATAATTTATAAACATCTGTCGCCACAAAACAAGGAGGATATGCTGGGACAGATTGCCTTTAATACCTTTGTGAATGGCGAATATTTCTTTCGGCAAGAGGATTTGCAACGCCAGATTAAGGACTATATCTGCAATCTCCCTGAAGCTTCCGCCGATCCTGATGCGTTGCGGATTGATAGTGAGGTGGTGCTAAAGGCGATCGAGCATCATCATGGGTTGTTAGTGGAGAGGGCAAGAAATATTTATTCTTTTTCCCATTTGACTTTTCAGGAATATTTTGCAGCAAAGGCTATTGAGCGTGGTCAGCAATTGGAAATATTGGTGCAGAATATTCTTAATCCAAGATGGAAAGAGGTGTTTTATTTGACTGCGGAAATGTTGTGGCGATCAGATAACTTTTTGCAGTTAATGAAGGATCGCATTGATGGAATGTTAGCAGATGATGAGAAGTTACAAGCATTTCTAGAATGGACAGATCAAAAGACAAATTCTGTGGAATTTAGCTATAAAGCTGTGGCAGTTAGAGCTTTTTATGCATACGTTGAAGCCCGCGACCTCGCGCGCGCGCGCGACCTCGCCCAAGATCTCGATCTCGGAAGAGGTCTCGTCTTCGGACGCGACCTCTTCCTCGTCTACAAGGTTGATCTCGACCGAGACCTCGACCTCATCCTCGACCGCGCCCTCATCCTCGACTTCGACCACGCCAGCCACCTCACTTCAGCTCTGAATGATGATGTATTGCGACAAGCCCTGCTAGCACTTAAGTCTAAGATTCCTAACAACCGAGAAAATGTCTATGCTTGGTGGAAAAATTATGGAGAGGAATGGAAAAATGAATTGCGCCAGGTATGTATTGATCGCCGCAATATTGGTCACGACTGGCAATTTACTAATGAGCAAGTAGAACTTCTCAATCAATATTACGAAGCCAATCGCCTCCTTGTCGAGTGCATGAACCGTAGCTACGTCAGCAAACAAGTCCGAGAAGAAATCGAATCAACGATGCTGTTGCCAAGTAAAAAGTAGAAAGACAAAAGGAAAAAAATAGGCGATCGCGCTAAAATAATTGCATCGGCAACATGAAATCTTGCAATGAAGACGATTATATGCCATTAAAAGAACTCTTAAACGAAGCTAAAAATTTAGACCTTCAAGAGCAAATTCAACTAGCCACACAACTATTGCAATGGGTAGAAATAAAAATCAATCAAAAGCCTCAAGACCCTTCATCCAAACGCTTACGGCAAGCAGGACTAGGCTTAGGAACTTGTATATTTACGACTGACTTTGACGATCCATTACCCGACGAATTCTGGCTCGGAGAAACATGAAATTATTACTAGATACCCACACTTTTATGTGGTGGCATAATGCAACTTTAATTAGCCGAGACTCAGTTTTTAAAAATTATGAATGTTCTTTGATTTGGTAATGGTTATATACAGGAAAGCGACAGTCCGCCGAACCACTATAGCTTTTCAGGAAAATAAAAATGTCTAATGTAATTGAAATCAAATATCAGGATAGACAAGGCACATCAACCATTGAATTGATCGACCTATTAAACCTGATTGCACAGGACAAACAACAACTCTCTCAAACCAGACATAGATCTTGATACACCTTGCGAAATCGTTTTAGAACTGATTGATAGTTCCGTTTGGCGCATCTATTCCAAAGACGAAAGATTATTACAACACTTACAGCATGAGTTTAGCAATGTTCGGCATGATAGGTGCGTTAGCATTGCTAACACACCTTAACTATATCGCCTTGAACATCCTGAGAGAGCAAGATCTAAAAACTACAGGCTTGCTGCAACCAAGCATTTTCCGCCTCAGTGAGCAAAGGCGATAACTTCTCGATTACCGCCGCATAGTAACTCTCTAGCCATGCAATCTGCTGAGGATTGAGCTTGTGGCGATCGATTAATTTCTTGTCAAAGGGAATGTAGGTCAAAGACTCAAACTCATACCAAGGCGTTTTATTAGGATTATCACCTTCAGCCTTGGGCGATTCCTGCTTAACTTCCTTTACAAAATAGAGATTCTCCAAACGGATACCACCCCATTTCGGTTGATAGTACCCCGGCTCAATGCTATTGATTGTGCCAAGATCGAGGGATTGATTGACGCGCTTGCTGATGCCATTGGGCCCTTCATGGACATTGAGGAATACGCCCACACCATGCCCAGTGCCATGTCCATAGTCCAGCCTACTTTGCCAGAGAGAAGAACGAGCAATACCATCGATTTGGCTACCTGTCGTGCCTTTAGGAAATCTCTGCATCGCACAATTAATATGGGATTTGAGAACCTCCGTATAGCGATCGCGTTGTTCCGCAGTCGGTTCCCCAATGCTCATAGCGCGAGTATCATCGGTCGTGCCACCGTAAAACTGTGAACCTGAATCTAGCAGGAGTAAATCGCCATTGATCAGTTTGCAAGCTGGGTTGGGGTTACTGTAATGCACAATCGAGCCATTCGCACCCGTACCTGCGATCGTTGGGAAACTGAGGTCGATAAAGCCTTCCTGTTGCTTATATAAACCTTCGATTTTGTGAGCAACATCCCTTTCGCTAATGACATTACCTGCGGTAACCTGTTCTTCGATCCATTTAATTGTCAAGGTCTTTGCCCAGCTAGCCTTGAGATTAGCTTTTTGCATCTGTGCGATTTCGACAGGATTCTTATGGGATTTGAAAGTCTCAATGGGATTATCACCATCAACAATTTTTGCCTTGACTGCCTTTAGTTGCAGATATGTACCGTAAGTAGTTTGCGGTGCGGCTATTAATACAGGTTGATGATCAGCAGCTAGCGATCGCAATGTTGGTAAATATTGCTCATAGTCAAGGATCTGCACTTGCCTCGCAAGGGCTTGCCGCACCGCTTCATCAATGCGCGAAGTATTGGTAAAGAGATAAGCATCGGTCAAAGTGACGATCGCATAGCTAATAAATACGGGATTGCACTCGACATCACGACCGCGCAAATTATAGAGCCATGCGATCTGATCCAGCTTGGTGACAGGTAAAATCGCCGCCTTCTTTTTCCCTAAAGCCTCACGCACCCGTTCTAATTTCTTGGCTAAGCCCTCACCTGTAATCTCATCAGGCAAAGCAATGATCGGTTGATCGCCAAAGGCAGGTATAGGCTCACTCTCCGCCCAAGGACTTTGCGATCGCACCGTATCCACCAAATTTTCGAGGATCGGCACAATCTCAACACCACTAGTATTTAAGCGATCGGCAAAGCGCCGATATTGGGAAATGGTAATCGTAAAGGGATCGATGCCGAGGCGAAAGGTTTTCTCTTGCTTGGTGGCATTTGTTCCCAATTCTTCAAGAACTTCTTCTACGGTCTGATGATCTTCCAATCCCACTTTGCAGACCTTTTGCAACATTTCATCCACCTGCATATCCGCCTGCTCGTAATAGCGCGGATCGACAAATACCCAAGCTTGGGCAGTACCGATTAAAAAATCTCCAGCCGAACCCGTAAAACCACTAATCCATTGACGACGCTGTTTCGCTTCGGGCAAGTACTCATTGAGATGCTCATCCGCCGAAGGAACAAAATAGGCATCAAGTCTATGTTTCGCCAATTGCGATCGCAAAGCCGTAAATTTCTGGGCAACTCCCATTAATTCAGAGGATTGTGGTGATGTGGTGGTTAAGGGCTGCAATAAAACCATGAAGTTTATCTGTGGGTAGAGATTGATCTATCCAAATTTTAACCGATCTTATTTGGAAGGCACAAAACCAGAACTTGTACCCCCTGAGTAGCGAGAGGCACAAGCTTTTAGGTCTTTAGCTGGATAAAGAATTAATAGCTCATTTGCTATAATCTCTTTTCCTATAGCCACTTTGGGATAAAAGTCCCCTTTTATCTAACCCCATAATTACTGCAATGTTAATTACCGAAAATATCGAAACTCGCGATCGCCTCCACAGCTCATTGTCAACATGGACATGGCAAGGACATCAAATCCAATATTCCGTCACGGGTTCAGGTATACCTCTAGTGTTGATTCATGGCTTTGGCGCGTCCATCGGTCACTGGAAAAAGAATATTCCCGCATGGGCTGAAGCTGGCTATCAAGTATTTGCCCTCGACCTCTTAGGCTTTGGCGCTTCCGCCAAACCTTCCCTCGATTATTCCCTCGAACTTTGGGAAGAACTACTTCGTGACTTTCATCAAGAACTAGTCCAACGCCCTGCAATCTTCATCGGTAATTCCATTGGTGCATTGCTTGCCCTGATGTTAGCGGCGAATTCTCCCGAAATTGCGATCGGTGCAGTTTTGCTCAATGCCGCAGGTGGTCTAAATCATCGTCCTGACGAATTGAATTTGCCCCTGCGTTTAGTGATGGGAGCCTTTGCCAAGTTAGTTAGCTCCGAAGTCACAGGCAAGTTTGTATTTAACCAAGTTCGCCAAAAGCGGAATATTCGCAATTCCCTTCGTCAGGTCTATCGCAATCATCAAGCGATCGATGATGACTTAGTAGATATGCTCTATCAAC from Pseudanabaena sp. Chao 1811 encodes the following:
- a CDS encoding alpha/beta fold hydrolase; its protein translation is MLITENIETRDRLHSSLSTWTWQGHQIQYSVTGSGIPLVLIHGFGASIGHWKKNIPAWAEAGYQVFALDLLGFGASAKPSLDYSLELWEELLRDFHQELVQRPAIFIGNSIGALLALMLAANSPEIAIGAVLLNAAGGLNHRPDELNLPLRLVMGAFAKLVSSEVTGKFVFNQVRQKRNIRNSLRQVYRNHQAIDDDLVDMLYQPSCDEGAQKVFASILTAPAGPRTTDLLAKIEKPLLVLWGDADPWTPINGAKVYQEASKTKDIQLIPIPNTGHCPHDDRPEIVNALVIHWLQKLT
- a CDS encoding aminopeptidase P family N-terminal domain-containing protein, whose translation is MVLLQPLTTTSPQSSELMGVAQKFTALRSQLAKHRLDAYFVPSADEHLNEYLPEAKQRRQWISGFTGSAGDFLIGTAQAWVFVDPRYYEQADMQVDEMLQKVCKVGLEDHQTVEEVLEELGTNATKQEKTFRLGIDPFTITISQYRRFADRLNTSGVEIVPILENLVDTVRSQSPWAESEPIPAFGDQPIIALPDEITGEGLAKKLERVREALGKKKAAILPVTKLDQIAWLYNLRGRDVECNPVFISYAIVTLTDAYLFTNTSRIDEAVRQALARQVQILDYEQYLPTLRSLAADHQPVLIAAPQTTYGTYLQLKAVKAKIVDGDNPIETFKSHKNPVEIAQMQKANLKASWAKTLTIKWIEEQVTAGNVISERDVAHKIEGLYKQQEGFIDLSFPTIAGTGANGSIVHYSNPNPACKLINGDLLLLDSGSQFYGGTTDDTRAMSIGEPTAEQRDRYTEVLKSHINCAMQRFPKGTTGSQIDGIARSSLWQSRLDYGHGTGHGVGVFLNVHEGPNGISKRVNQSLDLGTINSIEPGYYQPKWGGIRLENLYFVKEVKQESPKAEGDNPNKTPWYEFESLTYIPFDKKLIDRHKLNPQQIAWLESYYAAVIEKLSPLLTEAENAWLQQACSF
- a CDS encoding NACHT domain-containing protein, with amino-acid sequence MSRSLRASEAGIKQIKSAMKQGGFTQKALAEALGISRSVITVLFRGEAINKENFDRLCDFLYLDWQEIRSEEADNDKRGDDLDRLVQEVKQKIAADVTDRCGTMRVLDMTQPVDLDRIYTDVNIIKDVTGRRRIGYDEVMEVCTREHFDRFLVGTIKERVKGFEAVEEFQKLVVLGKPGAGKTTFMKYLAMSCLAGRFHGELVPIFVTLKAYAEERGQPSLENYILTEFAKRKVSQDVAKQLLDNGKALILLDGLDEVKKEDDRRVKQDIDQFSRDWLKNRFAITCRIAAREYQFERFTEVEVADFDDGQIETFVNNWFRERDESKAERMLEKLKGNEPVKELAKSPLLLTLLGLVFGERNDFPLKRSELYKEGLEVLMKKWDAKRNIEREIIYKHLSPQNKEDMLGQIAFNTFVNGEYFFRQEDLQRQIKDYICNLPEASADPDALRIDSEVVLKAIEHHHGLLVERARNIYSFSHLTFQEYFAAKAIERGQQLEILVQNILNPRWKEVFYLTAEMLWRSDNFLQLMKDRIDGMLADDEKLQAFLEWTDQKTNSVEFSYKAVAVRAFYAYVEARDLARARDLAQDLDLGRGLVFGRDLFLVYKVDLDRDLDLILDRALILDFDHASHLTSALNDDVLRQALLALKSKIPNNRENVYAWWKNYGEEWKNELRQVCIDRRNIGHDWQFTNEQVELLNQYYEANRLLVECMNRSYVSKQVREEIESTMLLPSKK